Proteins co-encoded in one Neodiprion lecontei isolate iyNeoLeco1 chromosome 3, iyNeoLeco1.1, whole genome shotgun sequence genomic window:
- the LOC124293668 gene encoding RING finger protein narya isoform X1 yields the protein MRWIRCNNCYTRAEVAKEPFTLTKCGHVYCQKCIGQAEKQCVICNAIGVATIRLQEPLESHIASYFSSLRDTLQQIVNIATFQEEQNRIVAKRYYEIEKKYTCVKQICASMEMKIVKLKDETKKIRRLEHENIQLKLALQNSQNSPYSNILSNQSQSSGASTLNQYPYKKRYQPNDSKVTFSTPLSTNSNNFSLSSHSGRQYVTSLSECNREFQIPTMNKVLRSRGTGSSVDFTPMNRNPGCLGSMNLS from the exons ATGAGGTGGATTCGTTGTAACAACTGCTACACCAGAGCTGAAGTTGCGAAGGAACCTTTCACTCTGACTAAATGTGGACATGTCTATTGCCAAAAATGTATCGGCCAAG CAGAAAAACAATGCGTCATATGCAATGCAATCGGTGTGGCCACGATACGCCTGCAAGAACCATTGGAAAGTCATATCGCTTCATACTTTTCATCCTTAAGAGATACCCTACAGCAGATAGTAAATATCGCTACTTTCCAAGAGGAGCAAAATCGCATTGTGGCAAAAAGATACTATGAAATC GAAAAGAAATACACATGTGTGAAGCAAATATGCGCAAGTATGGAGATGAAAATCGTGAAGCTTAAagacgaaacaaaaaagataCGCAGATTAGAACATGAAAATATCCAACTAAAGTTGGCCCTTCAAAACAGCCAGAACAGCCCATACAGTAACATTCTGAGTAACCAAAGTCAAAGTAGCGGTGCGTCTACATTGAATCAATACCCTTATAAAAAAAG ATACCAGCCAAATGATTCAAAGGTCACTTTTTCTACCCCACTGAGTACCAACTCAAATAACTTCAGCCTGTCATCGCATTCTGGTAGACAGTATGTTACGTCACTATCGGAATGTAACAGAGAGTTTCAAATTCCGACCATGAATAAAGTTTTGAGGTCTAGGGGCACTGGGTCTTCCGTTGATTTCACACCAATGAATAGAAACCCTGGGTGTTTGGGGTCAATGAATCTATCATAG
- the LOC124293668 gene encoding uncharacterized protein LOC124293668 isoform X2 — MSIAKNVSAKEKKYTCVKQICASMEMKIVKLKDETKKIRRLEHENIQLKLALQNSQNSPYSNILSNQSQSSGASTLNQYPYKKRYQPNDSKVTFSTPLSTNSNNFSLSSHSGRQYVTSLSECNREFQIPTMNKVLRSRGTGSSVDFTPMNRNPGCLGSMNLS, encoded by the exons ATGTCTATTGCCAAAAATGTATCGGCCAAG GAAAAGAAATACACATGTGTGAAGCAAATATGCGCAAGTATGGAGATGAAAATCGTGAAGCTTAAagacgaaacaaaaaagataCGCAGATTAGAACATGAAAATATCCAACTAAAGTTGGCCCTTCAAAACAGCCAGAACAGCCCATACAGTAACATTCTGAGTAACCAAAGTCAAAGTAGCGGTGCGTCTACATTGAATCAATACCCTTATAAAAAAAG ATACCAGCCAAATGATTCAAAGGTCACTTTTTCTACCCCACTGAGTACCAACTCAAATAACTTCAGCCTGTCATCGCATTCTGGTAGACAGTATGTTACGTCACTATCGGAATGTAACAGAGAGTTTCAAATTCCGACCATGAATAAAGTTTTGAGGTCTAGGGGCACTGGGTCTTCCGTTGATTTCACACCAATGAATAGAAACCCTGGGTGTTTGGGGTCAATGAATCTATCATAG